The nucleotide window CCCTCGACGATCGCGGTCTTGCCGACGCCCGGCTCGCCGATCAGCACCGGGTTGTTCTTGGTACGTCGGGAGAGCACCTGGATGACCCGACGGATCTCGGAGTCCCGGCCGATGACCGGGTCGATCTTGCCGTCCCGGGCGCTGGCGGTGAGGTCGACGCCGTACTTGGTCAGGGCCTGGTAGGTCTGCTCGGGGTCGGCGGTGGTGACCCGGCGGTCCCCACCACGAACTGTCGGGAAGGCCGCGACCAGGGCCTCCTCGGTCGCACCGACGGTCTTCAGCGCGCCGGACACCGCCCCGCCCACCCGGGCCAGACCGGCGAGCAGGTGCTCGGTGGAGGTGTACTCGTCGCCCAACGGCCGGGCGATCTGCTCGGCGGCGCCAATGGCGTTGACGAACTCCCGAGCCAACGTCGGCTCGGCGATGCTGGAACCGCGTGCGGCCGGCAGGTTGTCGACCGCACGCTGGGCGGCCTGGCGCAGCTCGGTCGGGTCGGCCCCGACGGCGCGCAGCAGACCGGTGGCGGTCGAGCCGTCGGTGTCCAGGAGTGACAGGAGTAGGTGCCAGGGCTCCACGGTGGCGTGGCCGCGCTGGTTGGCCAGCGCAACAGCGCCCGTGATGGTCTCGCGGCTCTTGGTGGTGAGTCTTTCGGTGTTCATGGGCTCCCCCGGATCGGCGTTGTCCATTGGATTGGACACAACCAGAGTTGAGCGTATTCCGCTCAACCTTAGCGCGTGACGCCCATCACTCCCGGCGTCGCCACCGCCAGTCGAACTCGCCGGCCGCCGGCGGCGGGCCGGGCAGCGGGTCCGCGTCCGGCACCGACGACAGGCCGGCCAGCAGCACCGCGAGCTGCCGGCGGCGCAGTTGGCGGGTCCGTTCCGGATCGGGTACGCGGACCGCGGCGCACGCCTCAAGCAACAAACCCAGATCGTGTACGACCGCGTCGGAGCGCAGCCGCCCGCTGGCGTGGGCCCGGTCGACCAGGGCGGTGGCCAACTCGCCGGCGCGCCTCGCGTCCCGACCCATCTCCTCGGTCGGGGTGAAGGTGCCGGCCAGGTGGACGGTCAACGAGTGCACGTCCGCGTCGACCACCCGGGCCAGGAAGCCGGTGAACGCGACCCAGTCGTCCGGCTCGGCGAGGGCGGCCTCGGCCTCCGCGACGTACCGGCGCAGCCCGTCGTGGCAGAGCTGGCGCAGCAGGTCCTCCTTGCCCGCGTACCGCCGATAGAGCGCGCTGATGCCGACGCCCGCCCGTTCGGCGACGGCGGCGATCGGCGCCTTCGGGTCGTCGAGGAAGACGGCGCGGGCGGCTTCGAGGATGACCTCGTCGTTGCGAGCGGCCTGGGCGCGGCGACCGCCCAGCGTCTTGCCGGAAGTCGTTGACATGCCCTGAGCTTACCAGTGGAACGG belongs to Micromonospora ureilytica and includes:
- a CDS encoding TetR/AcrR family transcriptional regulator, translating into MSTTSGKTLGGRRAQAARNDEVILEAARAVFLDDPKAPIAAVAERAGVGISALYRRYAGKEDLLRQLCHDGLRRYVAEAEAALAEPDDWVAFTGFLARVVDADVHSLTVHLAGTFTPTEEMGRDARRAGELATALVDRAHASGRLRSDAVVHDLGLLLEACAAVRVPDPERTRQLRRRQLAVLLAGLSSVPDADPLPGPPPAAGEFDWRWRRRE